CCCGGCTGAGGTGCAGCTTCTCCTGCAGGGTGGCGGTGGGAGCCTCGAACAAGTTCACCAGGGACGTCACCCCGGCGAACAACGCCGCCACAAAGAACACCGCCATGAGGATCCGGCCTCCCGGCATCTCCCGGAACAGGTTGGGCAGGTAGATGAACATGAGGCCAGGGCCGCTCTGGGTCAGGGTCTCCCCCGCCGTGGCCATGGCCGGGATAATGACCAGGGCGCTGAGGATCGCGGCCATGCTGTCAAAGAACGCCACTGTCCGGGCAGACTCCGGCACGTCCGCCTCTTTGGAGAGGTAGGACCCGTAGATCAGGGTGCCGTTCCCTGCCACCGACAGAGAGAAGAACGCCTGTCCCAGAGCGTAGACCCATACCATGGGGTCCAGCAGTCCCTCCGGCTTCAGGACAAAGATGTAGCGGTAGCCGTCCGCCGCGCCGGGCAAGGTGGCAATGTAGATGGCCAGCCCCACGAACAGGCAGAAGAACAGGGGCATCATCACCTTGTTGGCCCGCTCGATGCCGCCGCCGATGCCAAGGGCCATGATGAGCAGCGTGCCCGCCATAGCGGCCACCTGCCAGCCGGTGTTGCCCCAGGAGGACGCCGCGGTGTCGAAATAGGCGGTGAATGCCTCCACCCCTTGGTTCTCCAGCGCAGCGCCCGTAAAGGACGCCACGGCGTACTTCAAAATCCAACCAACCACCACGGAATAGCCGATGGCCATGGCCAGAGAGCCCGCCACCGGGATGAGGCCCAGAGCCTCGCCCCAGCCCCGCCGGCCTGTGCGCCTCTCTGCCGCCGTGCCGAAGGCCGCCACGGGTCCGCCGGATGCGGCCCGGCCGAAGGCCATCTCGCCGATGACGCCGGTGGAGGCAATCAGCACCACAAAGATCACATAGGGGATCAGGAAGGTGGCCCCGCCGTAGGCGGACATCCGGGATGGAAACAGCCAGATGTTCCCCATCCCCACCGCGGAGCCGATGCAGGCCAGCTTGAATCCCCAGCGGGACCGGAAGCTGTCCCGTCTTGTCTGTTCCATGATTTTTTCCTCTCTTCTCTCAAAACTGCGGCGGCCCGCCGCGGCGCGCGTCAGCCGGCGCCCCGCTTTTGCAGCTCCTCACCCAGCAGGCGCACTGCCTGGTCCAGATAGAATTGGAGCGGCTGGGATTCCCCCACGGCCAGCCGGATGCTGCATCGCTGAGAGGGCAGCAGAATCTTCACCGCCTCGCTGCCGCCAATGGCCTCCGCCATCCGGGGAGAGACCTCCCCCAGCAAGCCGTTGGGCGTCAGCACACCGATGGGCCCCAGCAGGATATCCGCCCGCCGGGCGTTGAACGCCACGGCGTTCTCGCCGGTGGCGCCGTCATCCGCCCCCGCCCGCAGCATAGCGGCGGTGGCCAGAGAGTTGGTCCCCAGCGCCCGCACATGGAGACTGGGCCACTTTTTCTTCACAGCCTCCACCAGGCCCCGGCCCATGCCGCCGCCCTGGCCGTCCACCACGGCCACCAGCAGTTCCCCACGCATCATTCTCTCCATTCCTCCATTTTCAGATCTCCCTTTCAGCATACCCATTCCGCCCCCGCTTGTCAACTTCTTCCGCAGCGTCCATCGCGCCTTGCAGAGCGCCTGCGCCCACCCTTGTATTTTTCCCGCATGGCAGCTACAATGGGAGGCGCACCACCGTGTCAAAAAATTTTTGGAGATATTGAAGAAATCCGGCCCGCAGTCCCGTATGATAGATGTCGGACGACAAAAGGAGGTGGCGGCACGGCGTGAACAAACTGACAAACGCGTCCTTTTCCCAGCTGGTAGTCCAGTATGAGCGGCTGGTCTACACGGTCTGCTTCCAGCTGGTGCGGGACGCCGCCGCGGCCGAGGACCTGACCCAGGAGACCTTCCTGTCCGCCTACCTCCACCGGGACGCCATCCCTCCCGGCTATGAGCGGCAGTGGCTGTGCCGCGTGGCCACCAACAAGGCCAAGGACTACTTACAGAGCGCCTATCAGCGCCACACCCTGCTGCCGGGAGAGGACAATATCCCGCCGGGGCTGTCTCCCCCTGCGGAGGAGACGGTCCTGCGCAGGTCGGCTGCAGCTGAAATCCGGGACCTGATCCTCCATATGCGCCAGCCCTACCAGCCGGTGTGCCGGCTGTGCCTGCTGGAGGAAAAGACACCGGAGGAGGCGGCCCTGGCGCTGGGCCGGCCGGTAAAGACCATCCATACACAGCTGTCCCGGGGCAAGCGGATGCTTCGGGAGGCATTGGAAAGGAGTGGGAACGATGACATGCTTTCGCCCTGACGGGCATTTGACGGACGCGGCCCTGACCGCCCTTGTCCGGGGGGACTGCCTGGAGGAGCTGGACCGCCTGGAGCTGGCGGAACATCTGGCCTACTGCGACCAGTGCCTCCAGCGGTACACAGAGCTGCTGTCTGAGGGACCGATGCTGACCCCCGCCCGCTCCTGCCGGGAGAGCCTGCGGCGCCGGATCCGGCAGCGGGCCGTCCAGCTTGGCGTCAGCCGGTACGCCACGGCCGCGGCGGCAGTGACCCTGGCCCTGACGCTGCTGTGGGGCAGCGGAAACCTGTCCGGACGGGTGCATTCCACTGCGCCCTCGCTTCTGGAGCGGGCGGGCACTGCCCTGACAAAGTGGACCGACGCCTGGCCACAGGCGTGGGAGGAGGCCCTCTCCGGCTTCTCCGGCCTATTTGACAATTTCGGCGTCTCGCCGCGGAATGATCTGACACAAGGAGGTACACACCCATGACCCATCGAAATGGATTCCTGCTCTTCATCTCTTCCTGCCTCTCCGGCTGCGGACAGATGTATCAGGGCTATATGAAGCGGGGCCTGTCCCTGCTGCTGGCCTTCTGCCTGATCCTTTTTGCCTCCACCTATTTCTTTCTGGGGGCACTGGCGCTGTTTCTGCCGGTGATCTGGCTGTATGCCTTTTTCGACAGCTATGCGCTCCGGAGCCAGCTGGCCGCCGGCACCGCGCCGGAGGACGCCTTCCTCTTCGGCCTGTCCGATATGGACAGCAAACGGCTGGGAGAGCTGCTGCGCAAGCGTCACAGTCTCATCGGCTGGGCGCTGGTGGTAGTTGGCGTCTATATGCTCTACGACATACTGTTGAGCCAGCTGGGCGGTCTCTTCTTCGGTTGGTTCGGGGAGTGGCTATACGGACTGCTGCGCTATGGCCTGCCCCGCCTGGTCATCACCGTGCTAGTGATCCTGCTGGGCCTGTGGTTTATCCGGGGCCCCAAGGACAAGACGCCCATTGACGACGAGATCCCCCCTTTGCGCCGCCTGCCTCCAGCGCGGCCGGGGCTTGCGCCGCCGATCCGGCGGAGGCCAGGGCGGAAGACGTTGCATCAGACCGCTCCGCTGCGGGAAACGCCCCGGAGGGAGAGGAGGCCCACCGTGATGAACAGCCCTGAGCAGACGCCGGAATCCCGTCCGGCCCGGGATCGCCGGGTGGGCACCTTCACCTTCGGCGCCGTGCTGGTGATCTGCGGTGCGCTGATGCTGGTGAGCATGTTCTTCCCCTCCCTGGATCTGACCCTGGCCCTGCAGCTCTCGCCCCTGATCTTGGTCTGTCTGGGCGTGGAGGTGCTGCTGGCCAGCCGCTCCGGCGGGAAAATCCGCTACGACTGGGTGGGCATGGTGCTTTGCTTCGTCCTGGTCACCGCAGCGCTGGTGTTCTTCGGCATCGCCTGGTGCCTGGTGTACCACCCGGAGGCCGTCATCCACTACTGATACGGGTCTGCGAAGGCCCCGGTGCATTGCACCGGGGCCTTACCCTTTCTTCTTGGTTTTCCCGGGAAAATCCGGTATAATGGAGAAAATACCTGCCGCAGAAAGGAAGAATCCTCATGTCTGATTCGTTTGAAATGCGCCCCATCGCCCGCATCCGCAGCGACTTCGGCTCCAAGTTCGGCGTCCCTCGTCAGAGCGGTCTGGTGGACGCGTTGGAGGCCGCCGTGGTGTTCGAGGAGCCCTACCGCAATCCTGACGCCCTGCGGGGGCTGGAGGGATTCTCCCACATCTGGCTGATCTGGGCCTTTCACCAGTCCCAGCGGCCGGAATGGTCCCCCACAGTCCGGCCGCCCCGGCTGGGAGGCAATCAGCGGGTGGGAGTCTTTGCCAGCCGCTCCCCCTTCCGGCCCAATCCCATCGGCCTCTCCTCCGTGCGGCTGGACCACATCGCGTACACGGACGCCTTGGGCCCGGTGCTCCATGTCCGTGGCGCAGACCTGGTAGACGGCACCCCCATCCTGGACATCAAGCCTTACCTCCCTTACGGGGACTGCCACCCGGAGGCCACCGGCGGCTTTGCCAGCGAGCCGGCGCGTCCCACGCTGGAGGTGGAAATCCCACCCGCCCTGCTGGACCAACTGCCTCCGGACCGGCGGGAGGCCCTGCGGGATGTGTTGGCCTTGGATCCCCGTCCCCGGTATCAGCAGGACCCGGACCGGGTGTACGGCTTCCTCTTCGCCGGGCAGGAGGTGAGATTCACCGTGGATGGAGACCGCCTGCAGGTCGTGGACATCAAATGAACGCAAGGCACCCCGGGATATTTCCCGGGGCGCCCGTCTTTTCCGGGCACTCAGCGCATGGCCAGCGTCACGTCGCCGGTCACCGCCAGCTCGCCGTGGTTGTAGACCTCGGCGGAGCAGGTGGCAATGGCCTTCTCCACCCGCTCGGAAGCCATCTTGGCGTGGATCTCGATGGTATCTCCCGGCAGGATCTTCTTCAGAAACCGCACATTATTGATCCCCAAGAACAGGGGGATCTTCCCCGCATACCGCTCCGCGGACAGCAGCAGGATATCCGCCGTCTGGGCCATGCATTCCACAGAGTACACGCCGGGCAGCACCGGCTCACCGGGGAAGTGGCCCTTGAAAATCTCGCGGGCCGGGTCCACAAAAAATGTGGTCACGATGTGGTCGCCTGCCTCCATCTCCTCCACGGTATCCACCAGCAGCATGGGGTCCCGGTGGGGGATGATGGCCTTGATCTCTTCTTTGGAAAGCTTCATGATAGTGGTTCCTCTCTTTCGCGCAAAACGCTCCGTATATAAGCCGCGCCGGGACAGCGGCACGGCTCTGCCTCTTTTTATTGTACTGCCGACAGGGCAAAATGCAAGAGAT
This DNA window, taken from Dysosmobacter welbionis, encodes the following:
- a CDS encoding DUF3842 family protein, with protein sequence MMRGELLVAVVDGQGGGMGRGLVEAVKKKWPSLHVRALGTNSLATAAMLRAGADDGATGENAVAFNARRADILLGPIGVLTPNGLLGEVSPRMAEAIGGSEAVKILLPSQRCSIRLAVGESQPLQFYLDQAVRLLGEELQKRGAG
- a CDS encoding RNA polymerase sigma factor; translation: MNKLTNASFSQLVVQYERLVYTVCFQLVRDAAAAEDLTQETFLSAYLHRDAIPPGYERQWLCRVATNKAKDYLQSAYQRHTLLPGEDNIPPGLSPPAEETVLRRSAAAEIRDLILHMRQPYQPVCRLCLLEEKTPEEAALALGRPVKTIHTQLSRGKRMLREALERSGNDDMLSP
- the fabZ gene encoding 3-hydroxyacyl-ACP dehydratase FabZ, which produces MKLSKEEIKAIIPHRDPMLLVDTVEEMEAGDHIVTTFFVDPAREIFKGHFPGEPVLPGVYSVECMAQTADILLLSAERYAGKIPLFLGINNVRFLKKILPGDTIEIHAKMASERVEKAIATCSAEVYNHGELAVTGDVTLAMR
- the tsaA gene encoding tRNA (N6-threonylcarbamoyladenosine(37)-N6)-methyltransferase TrmO, with the translated sequence MSDSFEMRPIARIRSDFGSKFGVPRQSGLVDALEAAVVFEEPYRNPDALRGLEGFSHIWLIWAFHQSQRPEWSPTVRPPRLGGNQRVGVFASRSPFRPNPIGLSSVRLDHIAYTDALGPVLHVRGADLVDGTPILDIKPYLPYGDCHPEATGGFASEPARPTLEVEIPPALLDQLPPDRREALRDVLALDPRPRYQQDPDRVYGFLFAGQEVRFTVDGDRLQVVDIK
- a CDS encoding sodium-dependent transporter, whose amino-acid sequence is MEQTRRDSFRSRWGFKLACIGSAVGMGNIWLFPSRMSAYGGATFLIPYVIFVVLIASTGVIGEMAFGRAASGGPVAAFGTAAERRTGRRGWGEALGLIPVAGSLAMAIGYSVVVGWILKYAVASFTGAALENQGVEAFTAYFDTAASSWGNTGWQVAAMAGTLLIMALGIGGGIERANKVMMPLFFCLFVGLAIYIATLPGAADGYRYIFVLKPEGLLDPMVWVYALGQAFFSLSVAGNGTLIYGSYLSKEADVPESARTVAFFDSMAAILSALVIIPAMATAGETLTQSGPGLMFIYLPNLFREMPGGRILMAVFFVAALFAGVTSLVNLFEAPTATLQEKLHLSRGTAVAVIGVVGLAVGLCIQGIVSGWMDVCSIYACPIGALLAGVFFYWVLKKEDCLVQVNLARRRPLGRWFYPTAKYLYCGVTVLVLILGAVNGGIG